A single genomic interval of Mycolicibacterium holsaticum DSM 44478 = JCM 12374 harbors:
- a CDS encoding alanine/glycine:cation symporter family protein: MTTIDNLLGDVSSFIWGPWLLIPLLLLTGLYLTVLLRGIQVRRFRLAFWLAFVKRKDLGAEGDISHYQALSTALAATVGVGNIAGVATAIALGGPGAVFWMWFTGMVGMATKYSEAFLGVRFRRTDAAGEQSGGPMHYLRRGIKGPLGVFLGGFFAIAGALAAFGIGNMTQANTVAANVEEEWGVSAPITGAVIVVLAAAVILGGIKSIGRVTSLFVPVMIVFYIVGAAAVLAFNISEVPAAVGLIFTDAFTGTSATGGFAGAAVAAAIRYGVARGIFSNESGLGTGGIAAAAAKTTHPVRQALVSMTQTFIDTLVVVSFTALTIVVTGVWKEAGPDEAASFTARAFAEGLPGGWASIIVTLSVIFFAFSTLLGWSYYGERCVEYLFGRKAVVPYRILFIIVIYIGSTTALQTVWTFSDVMNGLMALPNLIGLVILSPLVYRETRAYFRGEHHAEDMRIRSGV; the protein is encoded by the coding sequence ATGACGACTATCGACAACCTTCTTGGCGATGTCAGCAGCTTCATCTGGGGTCCCTGGCTGCTGATCCCCTTACTGCTGCTGACCGGCCTCTACCTCACCGTGTTGTTGCGCGGCATCCAGGTGCGAAGGTTCCGGTTGGCGTTCTGGCTGGCGTTCGTCAAACGCAAGGACCTGGGCGCCGAAGGCGACATCTCGCACTACCAGGCGCTGTCTACGGCCCTGGCGGCGACCGTCGGCGTCGGCAACATCGCCGGTGTCGCCACCGCGATCGCCCTCGGCGGCCCCGGCGCCGTGTTCTGGATGTGGTTCACCGGCATGGTCGGCATGGCGACCAAGTACAGCGAAGCCTTCCTCGGCGTGCGGTTTCGTCGCACCGACGCCGCAGGCGAGCAGTCCGGTGGGCCGATGCACTACCTGCGGCGCGGCATCAAGGGGCCGCTCGGCGTCTTTCTCGGCGGGTTCTTCGCGATCGCCGGCGCGCTGGCCGCGTTCGGAATCGGCAACATGACCCAGGCCAACACCGTCGCCGCCAACGTCGAAGAAGAGTGGGGCGTGTCCGCACCGATCACCGGCGCGGTCATCGTGGTGCTGGCTGCCGCGGTCATCCTGGGCGGCATCAAGAGCATCGGCCGAGTGACCAGCCTGTTCGTCCCGGTGATGATCGTCTTCTACATCGTCGGGGCGGCCGCCGTGCTGGCCTTCAACATCAGTGAGGTGCCCGCCGCGGTGGGCCTCATCTTCACCGACGCGTTCACCGGCACCTCGGCCACCGGAGGCTTCGCGGGAGCGGCCGTCGCCGCGGCGATCCGTTACGGCGTCGCGCGCGGCATCTTTTCCAACGAGTCGGGTCTGGGCACCGGCGGCATCGCGGCGGCCGCGGCCAAGACCACCCACCCGGTCCGGCAGGCGCTGGTGTCGATGACCCAGACGTTCATCGACACGCTGGTGGTGGTGAGCTTCACCGCGCTGACGATCGTCGTCACCGGGGTGTGGAAGGAGGCGGGCCCCGACGAGGCCGCCAGCTTCACCGCACGCGCGTTCGCCGAAGGCCTGCCCGGTGGCTGGGCCAGCATCATCGTCACGCTCAGCGTGATCTTCTTCGCGTTCTCGACCCTGCTCGGCTGGTCCTACTACGGCGAGCGGTGCGTGGAGTACCTGTTCGGGCGCAAGGCGGTGGTCCCGTACCGGATCCTGTTCATCATCGTGATCTACATCGGCTCCACCACGGCCCTGCAAACGGTGTGGACCTTCTCCGATGTGATGAACGGCCTGATGGCGCTGCCCAACCTCATCGGTCTGGTCATCCTGTCCCCGTTGGTGTACCGCGAGACCCGCGCCTATTTCCGCGGCGAGCACCACGCGGAAGACATGCGGATACGCAGCGGCGTATGA
- a CDS encoding fused (3R)-hydroxyacyl-ACP dehydratase subunits HadA/HadB, with product MTRAAESSALEARVGHYYQMDGTYLVGREKVREYARAVQDYHPAHWDVDAAAALGYSGVVAPLTFTSAPGMSCNRRMFEQVVVGYDTYLQTEEVFEQHRPIVAGDELQVDVELTSVRRIAGRDMITVTNTFTDTAGERVHTLHTTVVGVTAEDLNPEVKTAVQNAMMHDVDFSGVSTLDSTYHKTVRPEGEIRISDGGTTRTPGTPSFDDVAVGDELPVRHTRLSRGDLVNYAGVAGDANPIHWDEDIAKLAGLPDVIAHGMLTMGLGAGFVSAWSNDPGAVTRYAVRLSAPAIVSATEGADIEFSGRIKSLDPATRSGVVVVAAKSAGKKIFGLATTNIRFR from the coding sequence ATGACCAGAGCAGCAGAATCGTCGGCGCTTGAAGCCCGGGTCGGCCACTACTATCAGATGGACGGCACCTACCTGGTCGGCCGCGAGAAGGTGCGTGAGTATGCCCGCGCAGTGCAGGACTACCACCCCGCGCACTGGGACGTCGACGCCGCCGCCGCGCTGGGCTATTCGGGCGTGGTGGCGCCGCTGACGTTCACCTCGGCCCCCGGCATGTCCTGCAACCGCCGGATGTTCGAGCAGGTGGTCGTCGGTTACGACACCTACCTGCAGACCGAGGAGGTCTTCGAGCAGCACCGCCCGATCGTGGCCGGCGACGAGCTTCAGGTCGACGTCGAGCTGACGTCGGTGCGCAGGATCGCAGGCCGGGACATGATCACCGTGACCAACACCTTCACCGACACCGCAGGCGAGCGGGTGCACACGCTGCACACCACCGTCGTCGGCGTCACCGCCGAGGACCTCAACCCGGAGGTCAAAACGGCGGTGCAGAACGCGATGATGCACGACGTGGACTTCTCGGGGGTCAGCACTTTGGACTCCACGTACCACAAGACCGTGCGCCCCGAGGGCGAGATCCGGATCTCCGACGGCGGCACGACCCGCACGCCGGGCACGCCGTCCTTCGATGACGTGGCGGTCGGCGACGAACTGCCGGTGCGCCACACTCGGCTGTCGCGCGGCGATCTGGTGAACTACGCCGGCGTGGCCGGCGACGCCAACCCGATTCACTGGGACGAGGACATCGCCAAGCTGGCCGGGCTGCCCGACGTGATCGCCCACGGCATGCTCACCATGGGCCTGGGTGCCGGGTTCGTCTCGGCCTGGTCGAACGATCCCGGCGCGGTCACCCGTTACGCGGTGCGCCTGTCCGCACCCGCGATCGTCTCGGCGACCGAAGGCGCCGACATCGAGTTCAGCGGCCGGATCAAATCGCTGGATCCGGCGACGCGCTCCGGTGTCGTCGTGGTCGCGGCGAAGTCGGCCGGAAAGAAGATCTTCGGCCTGGCGACGACGAACATCCGCTTCCGCTGA
- a CDS encoding class I SAM-dependent methyltransferase translates to MTEPHRDWDDAYRQDTLPPWSIGAPQPELAALIEQGRVRSEVLDAGCGHAELSLALAAQGYRVVGLDLSPTAVAAAAAAAAERGLASATLAQADITDFGGYDDRFNTVMDSGCLHTLPVERRQAYVEAVHRAAAPGAALYILAFAERPFGHDAPGPNGFTADELRDTIATRFTVDDVRPATLYGKDIPPPDGGAATTNVKRTTDGLMMMPGLLLSAHKDPNADTVC, encoded by the coding sequence ATGACTGAACCGCACCGGGATTGGGACGACGCCTATCGGCAGGACACCCTGCCTCCGTGGAGTATCGGCGCGCCGCAGCCCGAACTGGCGGCGCTGATCGAGCAGGGCAGGGTGCGCAGCGAGGTCCTCGACGCCGGCTGCGGGCACGCGGAGTTGTCACTGGCCTTGGCGGCGCAGGGCTACCGCGTCGTCGGGCTGGACCTCAGCCCGACCGCCGTCGCGGCAGCCGCCGCAGCCGCCGCCGAGCGCGGGCTCGCCTCAGCCACGCTCGCCCAGGCCGACATCACCGACTTCGGTGGCTACGACGACCGGTTCAACACCGTGATGGACAGCGGATGCCTGCACACGCTGCCGGTCGAGCGTAGGCAGGCCTACGTCGAGGCGGTCCACCGGGCGGCGGCACCCGGGGCTGCGCTGTACATCTTGGCGTTCGCTGAACGGCCCTTCGGCCACGACGCGCCCGGCCCCAACGGCTTCACCGCCGACGAACTGCGCGACACGATCGCCACCCGGTTCACCGTCGACGATGTGCGTCCAGCGACGTTGTACGGCAAGGACATACCGCCTCCCGATGGCGGCGCCGCGACGACGAACGTCAAGCGCACCACCGACGGCCTGATGATGATGCCGGGACTCCTACTCAGCGCGCACAAGGACCCCAACGCTGACACCGTTTGCTGA
- a CDS encoding acyl-CoA thioesterase encodes MTYRSPTLAEIIATLEVERRDDHLFVATQLDNPAHHIIGGHIAGQALMAASRTAPGRVPHSLHVYYVRAGDARYPVELRVDPARDGGTLSTRQVTAVQDGEILLEALVSLTEPVESQDYQAPMPEVTDPDRLAPVQEQLSSHADEYGGHWVHPQPFERRYVDAPPRLALELPEPSPRLRMWWRPADPVPADEILHSCLLTYLSGTTMLEAALVMRRATPIGTFNALIDHALWFHRPVDLSDWVLSDQHSPSGVAGRGLTTSTMYNRTGQLVCIATQELYFGRR; translated from the coding sequence TGACCTACCGTTCGCCGACATTGGCCGAGATCATCGCCACCCTCGAGGTGGAGCGCCGCGATGACCATCTCTTCGTCGCCACCCAACTCGACAACCCCGCCCACCACATCATCGGAGGCCATATCGCCGGGCAGGCGTTGATGGCGGCCAGCCGCACCGCGCCCGGGCGCGTCCCGCACAGCCTGCACGTCTACTACGTGCGCGCCGGCGATGCGCGCTACCCCGTCGAGCTGCGCGTCGACCCCGCGCGCGACGGCGGCACACTGTCGACGCGGCAAGTGACCGCCGTCCAAGATGGCGAGATCCTGCTCGAAGCGCTGGTGTCGCTGACCGAACCCGTCGAATCGCAGGACTACCAGGCTCCGATGCCCGAGGTGACCGATCCGGACCGACTGGCACCGGTACAGGAACAGTTGTCAAGTCACGCAGACGAATACGGCGGCCACTGGGTGCATCCGCAACCCTTCGAGCGGCGCTACGTCGACGCGCCGCCGCGCCTCGCGCTCGAGTTGCCGGAACCGTCGCCGCGGCTGCGGATGTGGTGGCGTCCCGCCGATCCGGTGCCGGCGGACGAGATCCTGCACAGTTGTCTGCTGACGTATCTGTCGGGCACCACGATGCTCGAGGCCGCGCTGGTGATGCGGCGCGCCACCCCGATCGGCACGTTCAACGCGCTGATCGACCACGCGCTGTGGTTTCACCGGCCGGTCGATTTGTCGGATTGGGTGCTGTCCGACCAGCACTCACCCAGCGGTGTCGCCGGTCGTGGGCTGACCACCTCCACGATGTACAACCGGACGGGCCAGCTGGTCTGTATCGCGACCCAGGAGCTCTATTTCGGCCGCCGGTGA